A region of Streptomyces halobius DNA encodes the following proteins:
- a CDS encoding LolA family protein: MPRNEPTEFTDGADVERSLKRRKAMRYAVPVAVAGVAAATIGLVPAFAGVGSPDLPKISAQDLVAKIARSDVQQLSGTVRVSADLGLPSLPGGAGASAFGGEGERGGEQGGDGASASPQSKLMELASGAHTLRVATDGPDRHRVSIVDKAAEYSIVHNGAEVWAYDSGSNTAIHSTADGARRGKHHEAHKGRPEGLPKGLKDATPQDLAKEALKAAGDTTSVTVDGTAKVAGRDAYQLAIKPKQSGSTIGAIRIAVDAENGVPLKFTLTPKSGGAAVIDAGFTNVDFAKPDASTFSFTPPKGAKVVDGDKEHAKARQDFEAGKGREGLNKHHEALKHIKGGPDGFDVIGKGWTSIAKIKGSGSGLPSGKEQGAAGDAGKFLDSIGDKVTGSFGSGRVFSTRLVNALLTDDGTIYVGAVDKQSLIAAANAAK; encoded by the coding sequence ATGCCACGGAACGAACCGACAGAGTTCACCGACGGAGCGGACGTGGAGCGCTCGCTGAAGCGCCGTAAGGCGATGCGGTACGCGGTGCCGGTCGCGGTGGCGGGGGTTGCGGCGGCGACGATCGGGCTGGTCCCGGCGTTCGCCGGCGTCGGTTCTCCCGATCTGCCGAAGATTTCGGCACAGGATTTGGTCGCCAAGATAGCCAGGTCGGATGTCCAGCAGCTGTCCGGCACGGTCCGGGTCAGCGCGGACCTGGGTCTGCCGTCCCTGCCGGGCGGTGCCGGCGCCAGCGCGTTCGGCGGCGAGGGTGAGCGGGGCGGCGAGCAGGGCGGGGACGGCGCGTCCGCGTCGCCGCAGAGCAAGCTGATGGAGCTGGCGTCCGGTGCGCATACGCTGCGCGTCGCCACCGACGGCCCCGACAGGCATCGGGTGTCGATCGTCGACAAGGCCGCCGAGTACAGCATCGTCCACAACGGCGCCGAGGTCTGGGCGTACGACAGCGGCAGCAACACCGCCATCCACAGCACGGCCGACGGCGCCCGGCGCGGCAAGCACCACGAGGCGCACAAGGGCCGGCCCGAGGGCCTGCCCAAGGGCCTGAAGGACGCCACTCCGCAGGACCTCGCGAAGGAGGCCCTCAAGGCGGCGGGCGACACCACCTCGGTCACGGTCGACGGCACGGCCAAGGTCGCCGGGCGGGACGCCTACCAGCTGGCGATCAAGCCGAAGCAGTCCGGCTCGACGATCGGAGCGATACGGATCGCGGTGGACGCCGAGAACGGCGTCCCGCTGAAGTTCACCCTCACTCCCAAGAGCGGCGGCGCGGCGGTGATCGACGCGGGCTTCACCAACGTCGACTTCGCCAAGCCCGATGCGAGCACCTTCTCCTTCACGCCGCCGAAGGGCGCCAAGGTCGTCGACGGCGACAAGGAGCACGCGAAGGCGCGGCAGGACTTCGAGGCCGGCAAGGGCCGCGAGGGCCTGAACAAGCACCACGAGGCTCTGAAGCACATCAAGGGCGGCCCGGACGGGTTCGACGTCATCGGCAAGGGCTGGACGTCCATCGCCAAGATCAAGGGTTCCGGCTCGGGGCTGCCCTCCGGCAAGGAGCAGGGCGCGGCCGGCGACGCGGGCAAGTTCCTCGACAGCATCGGCGACAAGGTGACCGGCTCCTTCGGCTCCGGCCGTGTCTTCAGCACCCGCCTGGTCAACGCCCTGCTGACGGACGACGGCACGATCTACGTCGGAGCTGTCGACAAGCAGTCCCTGATAGCCGCGGCCAACGCCGCGAAGTAA
- a CDS encoding ABC transporter permease encodes MSQAEAVLRRPRSLWSLGLLRSEIGVTFRRWRTLALLAVLAGVPILVGIAVKIETGDGGSAGGGHGGGPAFISQITNNGLFLVFTSLAVTLPFFLPMSVGVIAGDSIAGEANAGTLRYLLVAPAGRTRLLLVKYATTMTFCLVGTLTVAISALATGALLFPLGDVTLLSGTSVSFGAGLLRALAIACVVALSLIGVAAVGLFISTLTSSGIAAMATTVGLLITVQILDTIPQLDGVQPYLFPHYWLSFADLLRDPVYWDQLQKNLGLQALYAVVFGSAAWARFTTRDITA; translated from the coding sequence ATGTCGCAGGCTGAGGCGGTACTGCGCCGGCCCCGATCGCTGTGGTCGCTGGGCCTGCTGCGCAGCGAGATCGGTGTGACGTTCCGGCGCTGGCGCACCCTCGCGCTGCTGGCCGTCCTGGCGGGCGTACCGATCCTGGTCGGTATCGCGGTGAAGATCGAGACCGGGGACGGCGGTTCGGCAGGCGGCGGCCACGGAGGCGGCCCCGCGTTCATCTCGCAGATCACCAACAACGGACTCTTCCTGGTCTTCACCTCGCTCGCCGTGACGCTCCCGTTCTTCCTGCCGATGTCCGTGGGGGTGATCGCGGGCGACTCCATAGCGGGTGAGGCCAACGCCGGGACGCTGCGCTATCTGCTCGTCGCCCCCGCCGGCCGCACCCGCCTCCTGCTGGTCAAATACGCCACGACCATGACGTTCTGCCTGGTGGGCACCCTGACCGTGGCGATATCGGCCCTGGCCACCGGCGCGCTGCTGTTCCCGCTGGGCGATGTCACCCTGCTCTCCGGCACCTCCGTGTCCTTCGGCGCGGGGCTGCTGCGCGCGCTGGCCATCGCCTGTGTCGTAGCGCTCTCCCTCATAGGGGTGGCCGCCGTCGGCCTGTTCATCTCGACGCTCACCAGCAGCGGTATCGCCGCGATGGCGACGACGGTCGGCCTGCTGATCACCGTGCAGATCCTGGACACGATCCCGCAGCTGGACGGCGTCCAGCCCTATCTCTTCCCGCACTACTGGCTGTCCTTCGCCGACCTGCTCCGCGACCCCGTCTACTGGGACCAGCTCCAGAAGAACCTCGGACTGCAAGCGCTGTACGCCGTCGTCTTCGGCTCGGCCGCCTGGGCGCGGTTCACGACGCGGGACATCACGGCGTGA
- a CDS encoding ABC transporter ATP-binding protein yields the protein MAQPPAAGHRREHPPAEERVIETRGLTKAYRGSRLAVDGLDLAVPRGSVFGFLGPNGSGKTTTIRMLMGLIEPTAGSARVLGRQMPGAGRRVLPKVGALIEGPALYGFLSGRDNLRRLDSADPAADPRTRAARVGSALERVGLAAAAGKKARTYSLGMKQRLGLAAALLQPRELLVLDEPTNGLDPQGMREIRALVRELAADGTTVFLSSHLLDEIEQVCTHAAVMARGRLIAQSTVADLSATVLGSHGLGRLSVTTPDTADAVRVLKEHGVTDLKVTDDRVTGELPSEPELADLNAALVHADIRVRAFGAQRPSLEDVFVQLTGEGFDVAG from the coding sequence ATGGCACAGCCACCCGCCGCGGGGCACCGACGCGAACACCCGCCCGCCGAGGAGCGGGTGATCGAGACGCGCGGGCTGACCAAGGCGTACCGCGGCAGCCGGCTCGCCGTCGACGGTCTTGATCTGGCCGTACCGCGCGGCAGTGTCTTCGGCTTCCTCGGCCCCAACGGTTCCGGCAAGACCACCACCATCCGCATGCTGATGGGCCTGATCGAACCGACCGCCGGCAGCGCGCGGGTGCTCGGGCGGCAGATGCCCGGCGCGGGCCGCCGGGTGCTTCCCAAGGTCGGAGCCCTCATCGAGGGCCCGGCTCTCTACGGCTTCCTCAGCGGCCGCGACAATCTGCGGCGGCTCGACTCCGCCGACCCGGCGGCCGACCCCCGCACCCGCGCCGCGCGCGTCGGCAGCGCGCTGGAGCGGGTGGGCCTGGCCGCCGCGGCAGGCAAGAAGGCGCGTACCTACTCCCTCGGCATGAAGCAGCGCCTGGGGCTGGCCGCGGCCCTGCTGCAACCCCGTGAGCTGCTGGTTCTCGATGAGCCGACCAACGGCCTCGACCCGCAGGGCATGCGGGAGATCAGGGCCCTGGTCCGGGAGCTGGCGGCGGACGGCACCACCGTCTTCCTCTCCTCGCACCTCCTCGATGAGATCGAGCAGGTCTGTACCCATGCCGCGGTGATGGCCCGCGGCCGGCTGATCGCCCAGAGCACGGTCGCCGACCTCTCCGCCACGGTGCTCGGCTCACACGGCCTCGGCAGGCTGTCGGTGACCACCCCCGATACGGCGGACGCGGTGCGTGTCCTGAAGGAGCACGGCGTGACCGACCTCAAGGTCACCGACGACCGGGTGACGGGCGAGCTCCCCTCCGAGCCGGAACTCGCCGATCTGAACGCCGCGCTCGTCCACGCCGACATCCGGGTCCGCGCCTTCGGCGCTCAGCGCCCCTCACTGGAGGACGTCTTTGTGCAGCTGACCGGGGAGGGCTTCGATGTCGCAGGCTGA
- the fahA gene encoding fumarylacetoacetase, giving the protein MPHQRPEQSPFDLAEGDPFGEHTLPYGVFSTADAPDRRRIGVRYGHHVLDISALPAAVRPSHAELLAAPTLNPLLAAGRPVWQEVRAAVRTAVTDPAHRTAVTPLLHPLADVTLHLPFEVADYVDFYASEHHATNVGRIFRPNGEALPPNWKHLPIGYHGRSGTVVVTGTPVVRPHGQRKAPDDAAPTFGPSARLDIEAEVGFVVGTPSTLHEPVGLAAFRDHVFGVCLVNDWSARDIQAWEYVPLGPFLGKSFATSVSAWITPLDALDEARTPPPARDFPLLPYLDDSAAEAGGIDLRIEVRINGETVSRPPFSTMYWTAAQQLAHMTVNGASLRTGDLFASGTVSGPEPDQLGCLLELTQGKGPYLQDGDEVTLTAWAPGPDGARIGLGEVVGRVLPAPELGVEAAVVATAAPGRDAP; this is encoded by the coding sequence ATGCCCCACCAGCGCCCGGAGCAGAGCCCGTTCGATCTCGCCGAAGGCGACCCCTTCGGCGAGCACACCCTCCCGTACGGCGTGTTCAGTACGGCCGACGCGCCCGACCGGCGCAGGATCGGCGTCCGCTACGGCCACCATGTTCTCGACATCAGCGCGCTGCCCGCCGCCGTCCGGCCGTCACACGCCGAGCTGCTCGCCGCGCCGACCCTGAACCCACTGCTGGCCGCCGGCCGTCCCGTATGGCAGGAGGTTCGCGCGGCCGTCCGTACCGCCGTGACGGACCCCGCGCACCGCACCGCCGTGACGCCGCTTCTCCACCCGCTGGCCGACGTCACCCTGCACCTTCCCTTCGAGGTCGCCGACTACGTCGACTTCTACGCCAGCGAGCATCACGCCACGAACGTGGGCCGGATCTTCCGCCCCAACGGGGAGGCGCTGCCGCCCAACTGGAAGCATCTGCCGATCGGTTACCACGGCCGGTCGGGCACCGTTGTCGTCACCGGCACCCCGGTGGTCCGTCCCCACGGCCAGCGCAAGGCCCCGGACGATGCCGCGCCGACCTTCGGTCCGTCGGCCCGTCTGGACATCGAGGCCGAGGTCGGCTTCGTCGTCGGCACGCCCTCCACCCTCCATGAGCCGGTCGGCCTGGCCGCCTTCCGCGACCATGTCTTCGGTGTCTGCCTGGTCAACGACTGGTCCGCACGCGACATCCAGGCGTGGGAGTACGTGCCGCTCGGCCCCTTCCTCGGCAAGTCCTTCGCGACCTCCGTCTCCGCCTGGATCACCCCGCTCGACGCCCTCGACGAGGCCCGTACGCCACCGCCCGCCCGGGACTTCCCGCTGCTGCCCTACCTCGACGACTCGGCCGCGGAGGCGGGCGGCATCGATCTGCGCATCGAGGTGCGCATCAACGGCGAGACGGTCTCCCGGCCGCCGTTCTCCACGATGTACTGGACGGCCGCCCAGCAGCTCGCCCACATGACGGTCAACGGCGCCTCGCTGCGCACCGGTGATCTCTTCGCTTCCGGTACGGTCTCCGGGCCCGAGCCCGACCAGCTGGGTTGCCTGCTGGAACTCACCCAGGGCAAGGGCCCCTACCTCCAGGACGGCGACGAGGTCACCCTCACCGCGTGGGCACCGGGGCCGGACGGCGCCCGGATCGGCCTGGGCGAGGTCGTGGGACGGGTGCTGCCGGCGCCGGAGCTGGGTGTGGAGGCCGCCGTCGTCGCCACGGCCGCCCCGGGCCGCGACGCGCCCTGA
- a CDS encoding polyprenyl synthetase family protein codes for MTVVGPFGLSVRDQALEADVQAGLAAVEEGLLEATKSDVPFITEAAQHLVRAGGKRFRPLLVMLAAQFGDPYSLGVVPSAVVVELTHLATLYHDDVMDEADVRRGVPSANARWGNSVAVLTGDFLFARASHILADLGPEAVRIQAEAFERLVTGQILETAGPRDGRDPIDHYLDVLAGKTGSLVAVSGRFGAMMSGADESVVNILTQYGERLGTAFQLADDVLDIASDSHESGKTPGTDLREGIPTLPVLHLRALAEGESGTAEDRALSELLAGDLTDDARHAEALAALRAHPALEQARRDTVRYAEEARATLAPLPFCKAKTALEGLCDSVVHRAG; via the coding sequence GTGACCGTCGTCGGGCCCTTCGGGCTGAGCGTGCGGGACCAGGCTCTTGAGGCCGATGTCCAGGCCGGATTGGCGGCTGTCGAGGAGGGCCTGCTGGAGGCCACCAAGAGCGACGTGCCGTTCATCACCGAAGCCGCGCAGCATCTCGTGCGCGCGGGAGGCAAGCGGTTCCGGCCGCTGCTGGTGATGCTGGCCGCGCAATTCGGTGACCCGTACAGTCTCGGGGTGGTGCCCTCGGCCGTCGTCGTCGAGCTGACGCATCTGGCGACGCTCTATCACGACGACGTGATGGACGAGGCCGATGTGCGCCGTGGGGTGCCCAGCGCCAACGCCCGCTGGGGCAACTCCGTCGCGGTCCTGACGGGCGACTTCCTCTTCGCCCGGGCCTCGCACATCCTCGCCGACCTCGGGCCCGAGGCGGTCCGGATCCAGGCCGAGGCGTTCGAACGCCTGGTGACCGGCCAGATCCTGGAGACCGCGGGCCCGCGCGACGGCCGTGATCCCATCGACCACTATCTGGACGTCCTGGCCGGCAAGACCGGCTCGCTGGTCGCGGTCTCGGGCCGTTTCGGCGCCATGATGTCCGGTGCCGACGAGTCGGTGGTCAACATCCTCACCCAGTACGGCGAGCGGCTGGGCACCGCGTTCCAGCTGGCGGACGACGTCCTGGACATCGCCAGCGACTCGCACGAGTCCGGCAAGACGCCCGGCACGGACCTGCGTGAGGGGATCCCGACGCTGCCGGTGCTGCATCTGCGCGCCCTGGCCGAGGGGGAGTCCGGTACGGCCGAGGACCGTGCGCTGTCCGAGCTGCTGGCCGGCGACCTCACCGACGACGCCCGGCACGCCGAGGCGCTGGCCGCGCTGCGCGCCCACCCGGCGCTGGAGCAGGCCCGCCGCGACACCGTGCGCTACGCCGAAGAGGCCCGCGCGACGCTGGCGCCGCTGCCGTTCTGCAAGGCCAAGACGGCGCTTGAGGGGCTGTGCGACTCGGTGGTGCACCGCGCCGGGTGA
- a CDS encoding NADH-quinone oxidoreductase subunit M, producing the protein MADLSFPLLTATAAVPAIGAIATAAVPAARRTAAKWVALLFSLATFALAVLIAVRFRPGAEGPYQLTESHAWIQDFGVRYDLGVDGIAVALIALTALLIPFVILAGWHDADPPTASDSGSAMGASDSGSDTATPNRHWRPTQGFFALILAVEAMVILSFEATDVFLFYIFFEAMLIPMYFLIGGFGDRAGPHGEEQAATQRSYAAVKFLLYNLAGGLIMLAAVIGLYAVTADQLGSGTFSLQQIVEARAAGTLDFGTGTERLLFLGFFFAFAVKAPLWPLHTWLPNAMGESTAPVAVLITAVVDKVGTFAMLRFCLQLFPEASSWATPAILVLALISVIYGALLAVGQRDIKRLIAYASISHFGFIILGIFAMTSQGQSGATLYMVNHGISTAALMLVAGFLITRRGSRLIADYGGVQKVAPILAGTFLVGGLATLSLPGLAPFVSEFLVLVGTFSRYPVIGIIATVGIVLAALYVLVLYQRTMTGPVKSEVSRMPDLRARELVVVAPLIALLLFLGVYPKPLTDIVNPAVDHTLSVVDKKDPQPPVQVDAVPGGGRSGHTVPDQDVEAAK; encoded by the coding sequence ATGGCGGATCTTTCCTTCCCCCTGCTGACGGCGACCGCCGCGGTACCGGCGATCGGCGCGATCGCCACCGCCGCGGTGCCCGCCGCCCGCCGCACCGCCGCCAAATGGGTGGCGCTGCTGTTCTCGCTGGCCACGTTCGCACTGGCGGTGCTGATCGCGGTCCGCTTCCGGCCCGGCGCCGAGGGCCCGTACCAACTGACCGAATCGCACGCCTGGATCCAGGACTTCGGCGTCCGCTACGACCTCGGCGTGGACGGCATCGCGGTCGCCCTGATCGCGCTGACCGCCCTGCTGATCCCGTTCGTCATCCTGGCGGGCTGGCATGACGCCGACCCGCCGACCGCATCTGATAGTGGCTCCGCCATGGGCGCGTCCGACAGTGGCTCCGACACGGCCACCCCCAACCGCCACTGGCGGCCCACCCAGGGCTTCTTCGCGCTGATCCTGGCCGTCGAGGCGATGGTGATCCTCTCCTTCGAGGCCACCGACGTCTTCCTCTTCTACATCTTCTTCGAAGCCATGCTGATCCCGATGTACTTCCTCATCGGCGGCTTCGGGGACCGCGCCGGACCGCACGGCGAGGAGCAGGCCGCCACCCAACGGTCCTACGCCGCGGTGAAGTTCCTGCTCTACAACCTCGCCGGCGGACTGATCATGCTGGCCGCGGTGATCGGGCTGTACGCCGTCACCGCCGACCAGCTCGGCAGCGGCACCTTCTCGCTGCAGCAGATCGTCGAGGCCCGGGCGGCCGGCACGCTGGACTTCGGCACCGGCACGGAACGGCTGCTGTTCCTCGGTTTCTTCTTCGCCTTCGCGGTGAAGGCGCCGCTGTGGCCGCTGCACACCTGGCTGCCCAACGCCATGGGCGAGTCCACCGCGCCGGTCGCGGTGCTGATCACCGCGGTGGTGGACAAGGTCGGCACCTTCGCGATGCTGCGCTTCTGCCTCCAGCTCTTCCCGGAGGCCAGCAGCTGGGCCACCCCGGCCATCCTGGTGCTCGCCCTGATCAGCGTGATCTACGGCGCGCTGCTCGCGGTCGGCCAGCGGGACATCAAGCGGCTGATCGCCTACGCCTCGATCTCCCACTTCGGCTTCATCATCCTGGGCATCTTCGCGATGACGTCCCAGGGGCAGAGCGGCGCGACGCTCTACATGGTCAACCACGGCATCTCCACCGCCGCGTTGATGCTGGTCGCGGGGTTCCTGATCACCCGCCGCGGCTCGCGGCTGATCGCGGACTACGGCGGCGTCCAGAAGGTCGCCCCGATCCTCGCCGGCACCTTCCTCGTCGGTGGTCTGGCGACCCTGTCGCTGCCCGGCCTGGCCCCGTTCGTCAGCGAATTCCTGGTTCTGGTCGGCACGTTCAGCCGCTATCCGGTGATCGGGATCATCGCCACCGTCGGAATAGTGCTTGCCGCGCTCTACGTCCTCGTCCTCTACCAGCGGACGATGACCGGCCCGGTGAAGTCCGAGGTCAGCCGGATGCCCGACCTCAGGGCCCGGGAGCTGGTGGTGGTCGCGCCGCTGATCGCGCTGCTGCTCTTCCTCGGGGTGTACCCCAAGCCGCTCACCGACATCGTCAATCCGGCGGTCGACCACACCCTGTCCGTCGTGGACAAGAAGGATCCCCAGCCCCCGGTGCAGGTCGACGCCGTCCCCGGCGGGGGCCGGTCCGGCCATACCGTGCCTGATCAAGATGTGGAGGCCGCGAAGTGA
- the nuoN gene encoding NADH-quinone oxidoreductase subunit NuoN, whose protein sequence is MSSVASVHSLWTVAAELPGDIPAPHIEYGQLAPTLIVLGAAVIGIVIEASLPRRSRYYAQLLLSVVALSAAFAAVIGLAAGGFGSAKAGIVAMGAIAVDGPALFLQGTILLVSLVAVFTFAERRLDPAAHGKRVDSFAAQPAAVPGGSAEQAAVKAGFTTTEVFPIALFAVGGMLIFPAANDLLTLFVALEVLSLPLYILCALARRQRLLSQESAMKYFLLGAFSSAFFLFGIALLYGYAGKVTYAGIAEVIADGAKQIDPALAGTMGNDALLLIGGALVLMGLLFKVGAVPFHMWTPDVYQGAPTPVTGFMAAATKVAAFGALLRVLYVVLPGMRWDWRPVMWGVAIITMLVGAIVAITQTDIKRLLAYSSIAHAGFILAGVIATSEEGVSSVLFYLAAYSFVTLGAFAVVTLVRDAGGEATHLSKWAGLGRRSPLAAAVFAVFLLAFAGIPLTSGFAGKFAVFKAAAQSGAGWLVVIGVISSAIAAFFYIRVIVLMFFSEPKPEGPTVAVPSPLTTTAIAIGVAVTFVLGLAPQYFLDLAGQAGVFVR, encoded by the coding sequence GTGAGTTCCGTGGCAAGTGTCCACAGCCTGTGGACAGTGGCGGCCGAGCTGCCGGGCGACATCCCGGCGCCGCATATCGAGTACGGCCAGCTGGCACCGACGCTGATCGTCCTCGGTGCCGCGGTGATCGGCATCGTGATCGAGGCGTCGCTGCCGCGCCGCAGCCGCTACTACGCCCAGCTGCTGCTGTCCGTGGTCGCGCTGTCCGCCGCGTTCGCCGCGGTGATCGGCCTGGCGGCCGGCGGCTTCGGCTCGGCCAAGGCCGGGATCGTCGCGATGGGCGCCATCGCCGTCGACGGCCCCGCGCTGTTCCTGCAGGGCACCATCCTGCTGGTGTCCCTGGTCGCCGTCTTCACCTTCGCCGAGCGCCGGCTCGACCCGGCGGCGCACGGCAAGAGAGTGGACTCCTTCGCCGCCCAGCCCGCGGCCGTCCCCGGCGGCAGTGCCGAACAGGCCGCGGTCAAGGCCGGGTTCACCACCACCGAGGTCTTCCCGATCGCGCTCTTCGCGGTCGGCGGCATGCTGATCTTCCCGGCGGCCAATGACCTGCTGACCCTCTTCGTCGCCCTGGAGGTCCTCTCCCTCCCGCTCTACATCCTGTGTGCGCTGGCCCGCCGCCAGCGCCTGCTGTCGCAGGAGTCGGCGATGAAGTACTTCCTGCTCGGCGCCTTCTCCTCGGCCTTTTTCCTGTTCGGCATCGCCCTCCTGTACGGCTACGCGGGCAAGGTCACCTACGCCGGGATCGCCGAGGTCATCGCGGACGGCGCCAAGCAGATCGATCCGGCGCTGGCCGGCACGATGGGCAATGACGCGCTGCTGCTGATCGGTGGGGCGCTGGTCCTGATGGGCCTGCTGTTCAAGGTCGGCGCGGTCCCGTTCCACATGTGGACGCCGGATGTCTACCAGGGCGCGCCGACCCCGGTCACCGGCTTCATGGCGGCCGCCACCAAGGTCGCCGCCTTCGGCGCGCTGCTGCGTGTGCTGTACGTCGTCCTCCCGGGCATGCGCTGGGACTGGCGCCCGGTGATGTGGGGCGTGGCGATCATCACGATGCTGGTCGGCGCCATCGTCGCCATCACACAGACCGACATCAAGCGGCTGCTCGCCTACTCCTCCATCGCCCACGCCGGCTTCATCCTCGCCGGTGTCATCGCCACCAGCGAGGAGGGCGTCTCCTCGGTGCTCTTCTACCTCGCCGCGTACTCCTTCGTGACGCTCGGCGCCTTCGCCGTCGTCACCCTGGTGCGGGATGCGGGCGGCGAGGCGACGCATCTGTCCAAGTGGGCGGGGTTGGGCCGGCGTTCACCCCTGGCGGCGGCCGTCTTCGCGGTCTTCCTGCTGGCCTTCGCGGGTATCCCGCTGACCTCAGGGTTCGCCGGGAAGTTCGCGGTCTTCAAGGCGGCGGCGCAGAGCGGCGCGGGCTGGCTGGTCGTGATCGGTGTGATCTCCTCGGCGATCGCCGCGTTCTTCTACATCCGGGTGATCGTGCTGATGTTCTTCAGCGAGCCGAAGCCGGAGGGGCCGACGGTCGCGGTGCCCAGCCCGCTGACGACCACGGCCATCGCGATCGGCGTCGCGGTCACGTTCGTGCTCGGTCTGGCGCCGCAGTACTTCCTCGACCTGGCCGGGCAGGCGGGGGTCTTTGTGCGCTGA
- a CDS encoding 2-oxoacid:ferredoxin oxidoreductase subunit beta, translating into MTETISESPSQTEALSLVPKADAQQSMKDFKSDQEVRWCPGCGDYAVLAAVQGFLPELGLARENIVFVSGIGCSSRFPYYMNTYGMHSIHGRAPAIATGLASSRRDLSVWVVTGDGDALSIGGNHLIHALRRNVNLKILLFNNRIYGLTKGQYSPTSEVGKITKSTPMGSLDAPFNPVSLAIGAEASFVARTVDSDRKHLTSVLRQAAEHPGTALVEIYQNCNIFNDGAFEILKDKDQAQEAVIRLEHGQPIRFGTPAADGLGAKGVVRDPATGDLKIIDVAEEGADGVLVHDAHNPSPTTAFALSRLADPDTLHHTPIGVLRNVDRPVYDTEMSDQLDTAIEQQGKGDLAALLAGNDTWTVLG; encoded by the coding sequence ATGACTGAGACGATCTCGGAGAGCCCCTCACAGACCGAGGCGCTCTCCCTGGTACCCAAAGCCGACGCCCAGCAGTCCATGAAGGACTTCAAGTCCGACCAGGAAGTGCGCTGGTGCCCCGGCTGCGGTGACTACGCCGTCCTCGCCGCCGTCCAGGGCTTCCTGCCCGAACTCGGCCTGGCCAGGGAGAACATCGTCTTCGTCTCCGGCATCGGCTGCTCCTCCCGCTTCCCGTACTACATGAACACCTACGGGATGCACTCCATCCACGGCCGCGCCCCCGCCATCGCCACCGGCCTCGCCTCCTCACGGCGCGACCTGTCCGTCTGGGTCGTCACGGGCGACGGCGACGCCCTGTCCATCGGCGGCAACCACCTCATCCACGCCCTGCGCCGCAACGTCAACCTCAAGATCCTGCTGTTCAACAACCGGATCTACGGCCTGACCAAAGGCCAGTACTCGCCGACCTCCGAAGTCGGCAAGATCACCAAATCGACACCGATGGGCTCACTGGACGCGCCGTTCAACCCGGTCTCGCTGGCGATCGGTGCGGAGGCGTCCTTCGTCGCCCGCACCGTCGACTCCGACCGCAAACACCTCACCTCGGTGCTGCGCCAGGCCGCCGAGCACCCCGGCACGGCTCTGGTGGAGATCTACCAGAACTGCAACATCTTCAACGACGGCGCCTTCGAGATCCTCAAGGACAAGGACCAGGCCCAGGAAGCCGTGATCCGCCTGGAGCACGGGCAGCCCATCCGCTTCGGCACACCGGCCGCCGACGGCCTCGGCGCCAAGGGCGTCGTCCGCGACCCGGCCACCGGCGACCTCAAGATCATCGACGTGGCTGAGGAGGGCGCGGACGGTGTGCTGGTACACGACGCGCACAACCCGTCGCCCACCACGGCCTTCGCTCTCTCCCGCCTCGCCGACCCCGACACCCTCCACCACACCCCCATCGGCGTGCTGCGCAACGTCGACCGGCCGGTCTACGACACCGAGATGAGCGACCAACTCGACACCGCCATCGAACAGCAGGGCAAGGGGGACCTCGCCGCACTGCTGGCCGGCAACGACACCTGGACCGTCCTCGGGTAG